A stretch of the Sphingobacterium thalpophilum genome encodes the following:
- a CDS encoding TIGR03364 family FAD-dependent oxidoreductase — protein sequence MGTDTYDLIVVGGGILGTFHAYHALKKGLRVLQLEKDNFPVGSTVRNFGQVVPSGMAGEWFDYGVRGLDIYQSIQKEMDISVRNNGSIYIASDMDEVQVIHELAAHYHTKGYVHELYSKDQILSKYPDLNPNYVKEAIVFDQELSIEPEVMIQKLHVFMRTKFEKYVLKYDTTVITCEEGNDKASITTSGLEVFEATKVLICNGYEFKILYRELFNDSGLEISKLQMMRTKPLSQLYLPGNILTGLTIRRYESFEEYCPSFQSIPIPEYYQELRKYGIHILFKQAADGSIIIGDSHEYAAANCLDELGFAVSSHINELMIAEANSIVPLKKDWIASSWAGFYSQHKDHMLEIDISPRIHIRTGIGGKGMTASAGYAEQSIEKLV from the coding sequence ATGGGAACAGATACATATGATCTAATTGTGGTCGGAGGGGGGATCTTAGGAACTTTCCATGCGTACCATGCATTGAAGAAAGGATTGCGCGTGCTTCAACTGGAAAAGGATAATTTTCCAGTAGGTTCCACAGTACGTAATTTTGGTCAGGTCGTACCGTCCGGTATGGCCGGAGAGTGGTTTGACTATGGTGTGCGGGGATTAGATATCTATCAGTCTATCCAAAAGGAAATGGATATATCTGTCCGAAACAATGGTAGCATTTATATTGCATCCGATATGGACGAGGTGCAGGTTATCCACGAATTAGCAGCACATTATCATACAAAAGGCTATGTACATGAGCTGTACTCCAAAGACCAGATCTTGTCCAAGTATCCAGATTTGAATCCTAATTATGTCAAAGAAGCCATTGTCTTTGACCAGGAGCTCAGCATAGAGCCTGAAGTTATGATTCAAAAGCTGCATGTTTTTATGCGCACCAAGTTTGAAAAATATGTGTTGAAATACGATACGACCGTGATCACCTGTGAGGAGGGGAATGACAAGGCCAGTATAACAACAAGCGGTCTTGAAGTTTTCGAGGCAACGAAAGTTCTTATTTGTAACGGGTACGAGTTTAAGATTCTGTATCGTGAGCTATTTAATGATAGTGGTTTAGAAATCAGTAAACTGCAGATGATGCGAACCAAGCCATTGTCACAGCTTTATCTCCCCGGCAATATTCTGACGGGACTGACCATCCGCCGTTATGAAAGCTTTGAGGAATATTGTCCTTCATTCCAGAGCATTCCTATACCTGAATATTATCAGGAACTGCGCAAATATGGTATTCATATTTTATTCAAACAAGCTGCCGACGGCAGTATCATTATTGGGGACTCGCATGAATATGCAGCGGCAAACTGCCTTGATGAACTGGGGTTTGCGGTGAGCAGCCATATCAATGAGTTGATGATCGCAGAAGCTAATAGCATTGTCCCACTAAAAAAAGACTGGATTGCTTCTTCCTGGGCTGGGTTTTATTCCCAGCATAAAGACCATATGCTGGAGATTGATATCAGCCCACGTATACACATCCGTACGGGTATCGGGGGGAAGGGCATGACTGCCAGCGCTGGGTACGCGGAACAGAGTATCGAAAAGCTTGTTTAG
- a CDS encoding DUF5690 family protein, with amino-acid sequence MRISKLDERSVAILLAIAAFLCYTSMYSFRKSFTATSFSNQSVLGIDYKVIMVIIQMFGYLFSKFYGIRFISESKHSHRGRYLVTLICVSWSALLAFALFPRPWNVAFLFINGFPLGMVWGLVFSYLEGRRFTEIMGAVMSVSLVFASGLIKSVGRLLMVTVGVNEFWMPFFTGMLFFLPFLLCVWVLENAPGPTSQDKFLRTERVAMDAAMRRSFFSMFMPGIALTVIIYTMLTILRDVRDNFEIEMWQMLHLKGVGIFAKVDGVIALAVLVLIGGLIVIKDNLKAFKLIHYMIIAGFLITGVSTYLFTNQCIGGLSWMLLIGLGLYMAYIPYNAIFFERMIATYQMKSNIGFVMYMADAVGYLGSFLVLMNKEFLPTSVSWGEYFIHLVYVASAIGAILSIFSFIYFVRKKERIKDEKEGEGAKAWQASTTTVQIVK; translated from the coding sequence ATGCGTATAAGCAAATTAGATGAGCGTTCTGTAGCCATACTTCTGGCAATAGCAGCATTTTTATGTTATACGAGTATGTATTCATTCCGGAAATCGTTTACCGCTACGAGCTTTTCCAATCAGTCTGTTCTCGGGATAGACTATAAAGTGATTATGGTTATTATACAGATGTTCGGTTATCTGTTCTCTAAATTTTATGGTATTCGATTTATTTCGGAGAGCAAACACAGCCATAGGGGCCGTTATTTAGTCACTTTAATCTGTGTTTCGTGGAGCGCCCTTCTGGCTTTTGCTCTTTTTCCCAGGCCCTGGAATGTCGCTTTTCTTTTTATCAATGGATTTCCACTGGGAATGGTCTGGGGTTTGGTTTTTAGCTATTTGGAAGGGCGACGGTTTACCGAGATCATGGGTGCTGTGATGTCTGTGAGCTTGGTATTCGCTTCCGGCCTGATTAAATCAGTGGGACGATTGCTCATGGTCACTGTGGGTGTCAATGAATTCTGGATGCCCTTTTTTACAGGAATGTTGTTTTTCCTTCCCTTCCTATTGTGTGTCTGGGTGCTGGAAAATGCACCGGGACCCACTTCTCAGGACAAATTCCTGCGGACCGAAAGAGTGGCAATGGATGCGGCAATGCGCAGAAGTTTCTTTAGTATGTTTATGCCGGGTATTGCATTGACAGTCATAATTTATACCATGTTGACAATTTTGCGGGATGTCAGGGATAATTTTGAGATTGAGATGTGGCAGATGCTGCATCTTAAAGGTGTGGGCATCTTTGCAAAGGTGGACGGGGTCATCGCTTTGGCCGTGTTAGTTTTGATAGGTGGGTTAATTGTTATTAAGGATAATCTGAAAGCATTTAAGCTGATTCATTATATGATTATTGCTGGCTTTCTAATTACCGGTGTATCTACTTACTTATTTACGAATCAGTGTATTGGGGGACTTAGTTGGATGCTCCTGATTGGTCTGGGGTTATATATGGCTTATATTCCCTACAATGCGATATTCTTTGAGCGGATGATAGCAACCTATCAGATGAAAAGCAATATTGGATTTGTGATGTATATGGCCGACGCCGTGGGTTATCTTGGAAGCTTCCTAGTCCTCATGAACAAAGAATTTTTACCAACTTCCGTCAGTTGGGGAGAATATTTTATTCATTTGGTTTACGTGGCTTCGGCTATCGGCGCTATCTTAAGTATCTTTTCTTTTATATATTTTGTCCGAAAGAAAGAACGGATAAAAGATGAAAAAGAGGGGGAGGGGGCCAAAGCTTGGCAGGCATCCACGACTACAGTACAAATAGTAAAATGA
- a CDS encoding helix-turn-helix domain-containing protein has protein sequence MEDNTLFKISYKIKEIRKVKGITIQEVADRAGVSKGLISQIENNRTIPSLLVLINIVRALNVDLNEFFKDFNSDLDSGPVTVRKKESYIPFEKESADGFLYKRIFSSAIDSSNIDIVLLELLPNSQRPVVETEAYEYKYIIKGQVEYIFQDQQVRLEEGDSIFFNGRLPHTPRNTGKDNALMLIVYFFDNKR, from the coding sequence ATGGAAGATAATACATTATTTAAGATCAGCTATAAAATAAAGGAAATCCGCAAGGTTAAAGGCATCACCATACAGGAGGTTGCCGATAGAGCGGGGGTAAGCAAGGGGTTGATATCGCAGATCGAAAATAATCGGACGATACCCTCGTTATTGGTATTGATCAACATCGTCCGTGCACTGAATGTCGACTTGAACGAATTTTTTAAGGACTTTAATTCGGATTTAGACTCCGGCCCGGTCACTGTCCGAAAAAAAGAGAGTTATATTCCTTTTGAAAAGGAATCTGCTGACGGATTTCTTTATAAGCGTATTTTTAGTTCAGCAATAGATAGTTCGAACATAGATATCGTCCTTTTGGAACTACTTCCTAATTCGCAACGGCCGGTAGTGGAAACAGAAGCCTACGAATATAAATATATTATTAAAGGCCAGGTTGAATATATATTTCAGGATCAGCAAGTCCGTCTTGAAGAAGGCGACTCCATATTCTTTAATGGGCGGCTTCCCCATACTCCAAGGAATACCGGTAAAGACAACGCTTTAATGCTTATCGTTTATTTTTTCGACAACAAACGCTGA